The segment CGCGGCCAGAACGGCTCCTACAGCAACATCCAGGCCGCCAACGCCGCCATCAACTGCGTGGACTTCAAGGAGCGCTACACCCTGGGCCAGGCCAAGGAGCGGCTCGGCACGTTCCGCGAGGCCTCCCCCGTCTTCGGCGATTTCATGGGCTGGGCGCTGGCCGGCTGCTCGCAGTGGCCGGTGCCCGGGACCTGGGAGCACCCGGACGTCTCCGCCCCCGATTCGGCGCCGATCCTGGTCGTCGGCAACACCGGCGACCCGGCCACCCCGTACGAGGGCGCCCGGTCGATGGTGAAGGCGCTCGGCGACGGCGTCGGCGTGGAGCTGACGTACGAGGGCGAGGGCCACGGCGCCTACAACAGCGGCAGCGCGTGCGTGAAGAAGGCGGTCGACGCGTACCTCCTGGACGGCAAGGTCCCGGCTTCCGGAACCGTCTGCAAGCAGCCCGGAGGGACGACCTAGGATGGGCCGCCCTGACGGGCTCCTGGGGGGAACACATGTCCATACGGATACGGGCGGCGGTCCTGGCCGTCACCGGACTGCTGGTCGCGGGCTGCACGAGCGCGGGCGACGGCTCGCCGGCCGCCGAGCCCGGCACGGCCCCGCCGACCACCGACGCCAAGCCCTCGGCCACCGCCGCCGGGTCCTCGGCCACCGCCGTTCCCCCGCTGCCCGCCTCGCTCACCGGTCAGCGCCCCGACTGGAAGCGCTGCGCGGCCCCCGATGACGGCGGCGGGGAGCAGCCCGGTGCGGAGTGGCGCTGCGCCACCGTCAAGGTGCCGCTCGACCACACGAAGCCCGAGGGCGCGACGATTCCGATCGCGTTGATCCGCAAGGAGGCCGGCCGCGAGGGCGAGCGCATCGGCTCGCTGCTCTTCAACTTCGGCGGCCCCGGAGCCTCCGGAGTCGACATCCTGCCCCGGGCGGCGGAGGAGTACGGGACGCTCGGCGAGCGCTACGACCTGGTGGGCTTCGACCCGCGCGGAGTGAACCGCAGCTCCGGGGTGGTCTGCCGGACCGACGCCGAACAGGCCACCGCCGAGGCCACGATCGACCTCACCCCGGACTCGGACGCCGAGGAGGCCGCGTACCTCAAGGACAACGCGGCCTTCGGCGCCGGATGCGCCCGGCGCTCGGGCACGGTCCTCCCGTACACCACGACCAGCGCCACCGCCCGCGACCTGGACCTGATCCGGCAGGTGCTCGGGGACGCGAAGCTCCACTACTTCGGCATCTCGTACGGGACGCAGCTGGGCGGCACGTACGCCCATCTCTTCCCGAAGAACGTGGGCAGGTTCGTCCTCGACGCCGTCGTCGACCCGACCGCCGACGCCGCCGGGCACGCCCGTCACCAGACGATCGGTTTCCAGCGGGCCCTGGACAACTACCTGAAGAGCACCGGCCAGGACCCGAAGGCCGGGACCGAGCGGATCTCCCGCCTGCTGCGGAAGCTCGACCGTGCTCCGCTGACCGTCGGCGAACGGCGGCTCACCGAGGGCCTGGCGCTCACCGGCATCGCGGTGACGCTGTACGGACAGTCCAACTGGCCGCTCCTGACGGCGGCCCTGGCGGACGCCGAGGGCGGTCGCGGCGGCGCCCTGCTCGAACTCGCCGACCACTACAACGACCGTGACGCGAGCGGCCACTACGCCACTCAGTCGCACTCCCAGCGATCGATCTCCTGCGCCGACTCCAGCGCGCGGCCGACCGCGGCGGAGGCGAAGGCGCTGATCCCCGAATTCCGGCGTCTCTCCCCCGTGTTCGGCGCGTTCCTCGCCTGGGACACGGCCGGCTGGTGCGCCGAGTGGCCGGTGAAGGGCGAGCGGGCGACACCGGAGGCGAGCGCCCCGGGCGCCGCCCCGGTCCTCGTCGTCGGCACGACCGGCGACCCCGCGACCCCGTACGAGGGCGCGGAGAAGATGGCGAAGGAACTCGGCACGGGTGTCGGCGTCCTGGTCACCAACGAGGGCGAGGGCCACGGCGCGTACGGCACGTCGTCGTGCGTGACGGCGACGATCGACGCGTACCTCCTGGACGGCAAGGTCCCCGCGTACGGCAAGACCTGCTCCAGCGGGACGGCTCGCAGCGGGGCGTGACCCGTGGCGGGGCACGAGAAGGGGCCCGGATCCCGTGTCGAGATCCGGGCCCCTCCGTCGGGCCGACTAGTAGACCGGCTTCTCGGGCTCGATCTGGTGGACCCAGCCGATCACGCCGCCGCCGACGTGCACCGCGTCGGCGAAGCCCGCGGACTTCAGCACCGCGAGGACCTCCGCACTGCGGACGCCCGTCTTGCAGTGCAGGACGATGCGCTTGTCCTGCGGGAGGTCCTGGAGGGCGGTGCCCATCAGGAACTCGTTCTTCGGGATCAGACGCGCGCCCGGGATCGAGACGATCTCGTACTCGTTCGGCTCGCGGACGTCGATGATGTCGATGTTCTCGCCGTCGTCGATCCACTCCTTGAGCTGCTTCGGAGTGATCGTGGAGCCGAGCGCCGCCTCCTGGGCCTCCTCGGACACGACGCCGCAGAAGGCCTCGTAGTCGATGAGCTCGGTGACGGTCGGGTTCTCGCCGCAGACCGCGCAGTTCGGGTCCTTGCGGACCTTGACCTGGCGGTACTGCATCTCCAGGGCGTCGTAGATCATCAGGCGGCCGACCAGCGGGTCGCCCACGCCGGCCAGGACCTTGATGGCCTCGGTGACCTGGATGGAGCCGATGGACGCGCACAGCACGCCCAGGACGCCGCCCTCGGCGCAGGACGGGACCATGCCCGGCGGCGGGGGCTCCGGGTAGAGGCAGCGGTAGCAGGGGCCGTACTCGGACCAGAACACGGACGCCTGGCCGTCGAAGCGGTAGATCGAACCCCAGACGTACGGCTTGTTCAGCAGCACGCAGGCGTCGTTCACCAGGTAACGGGTGGCGAAGTTGTCCGTGCCGTCGACGATCAGGTCGTACTGGCTGAAGATGTCCATCACGTTCTCGGCTTCGAGCCGCTCTTCGTGGAGGATCACGTTCACGTACGGGTTGATGCCGAGCACGCTGTCGCGCGCCGAGGCGGCCTTGGAGCGGCCGATGTCGGCCTGGCTGTGGATGATCTGGCGCTGGAGGTTCGACTCGTCGACCTCGTCGAACTCCACGATGCCGAGCGTGCCCACGCCGGCGGCGGCCAGGTACATCAGCGCCGGCGAGCCGAGGCCACCGGCGCCGACACACAGCACCTTGGCGTTCTTCAGCCGCTTCTGCCCGTCCATCCCGACGTCCGGGATGATCAGGTGGCGGGAGTACCTGCGGACCTCGTCTACGGTGAGCTC is part of the Streptomyces sp. NBC_00250 genome and harbors:
- a CDS encoding alpha/beta hydrolase — protein: MSIRIRAAVLAVTGLLVAGCTSAGDGSPAAEPGTAPPTTDAKPSATAAGSSATAVPPLPASLTGQRPDWKRCAAPDDGGGEQPGAEWRCATVKVPLDHTKPEGATIPIALIRKEAGREGERIGSLLFNFGGPGASGVDILPRAAEEYGTLGERYDLVGFDPRGVNRSSGVVCRTDAEQATAEATIDLTPDSDAEEAAYLKDNAAFGAGCARRSGTVLPYTTTSATARDLDLIRQVLGDAKLHYFGISYGTQLGGTYAHLFPKNVGRFVLDAVVDPTADAAGHARHQTIGFQRALDNYLKSTGQDPKAGTERISRLLRKLDRAPLTVGERRLTEGLALTGIAVTLYGQSNWPLLTAALADAEGGRGGALLELADHYNDRDASGHYATQSHSQRSISCADSSARPTAAEAKALIPEFRRLSPVFGAFLAWDTAGWCAEWPVKGERATPEASAPGAAPVLVVGTTGDPATPYEGAEKMAKELGTGVGVLVTNEGEGHGAYGTSSCVTATIDAYLLDGKVPAYGKTCSSGTARSGA
- the moeZ gene encoding adenylyltransferase/sulfurtransferase MoeZ, which gives rise to MSLPPLVEPAAELTVDEVRRYSRHLIIPDVGMDGQKRLKNAKVLCVGAGGLGSPALMYLAAAGVGTLGIVEFDEVDESNLQRQIIHSQADIGRSKAASARDSVLGINPYVNVILHEERLEAENVMDIFSQYDLIVDGTDNFATRYLVNDACVLLNKPYVWGSIYRFDGQASVFWSEYGPCYRCLYPEPPPPGMVPSCAEGGVLGVLCASIGSIQVTEAIKVLAGVGDPLVGRLMIYDALEMQYRQVKVRKDPNCAVCGENPTVTELIDYEAFCGVVSEEAQEAALGSTITPKQLKEWIDDGENIDIIDVREPNEYEIVSIPGARLIPKNEFLMGTALQDLPQDKRIVLHCKTGVRSAEVLAVLKSAGFADAVHVGGGVIGWVHQIEPEKPVY